In one Lycium barbarum isolate Lr01 chromosome 7, ASM1917538v2, whole genome shotgun sequence genomic region, the following are encoded:
- the LOC132601481 gene encoding uncharacterized protein LOC132601481: protein MVGDQDLLKVLPMKGVMRFGKKVKLRLRFIGPFEILRRVGDVAYELALPPGFLGVHPVFHVSMLKKYHLDGFYIIQWDSVLFNENLSFEEELTTILDREVRKLRLKEIASVKVQWKHHPVKEPTLETKDDMCSRYLHLVTELGFGLNLVKSQIFAGV from the exons atGGTTGGTGATCAGGATCTATTAAAGGTTttgcccatgaagggtgtgatgagatttgggaagaaggtcAAGCTTAGGTTAAGGTtcattggcccatttgagatccTTCGTCGTGTTGgagatgtagcttatgagttagcattaccTCCAGGTTTTTTGGGTGTTCACCCagtgttccatgtgtccatgctgaagAAATATCATTTGGACGGGTTTTATATCATCCAGTGGGACTCGGTCCTATTCAATGAGAATTTGTCCTTTGAGGAGGAGCTGACGACCATTTTGGATAGAGAGGTtcgaaagttaaggttaaaggagATAGCTTCGGTAAAGGTTCAATGGAAGCATCATCCAGTAAAGGAGCCTACATTGGAGACCAAAGATGATATGTGTAGTAGATATCTCCACCTCGTTACCGAGTTAG GTTTTGGGTTGAATTTGGTTAAAAGCCAGATTTTTGCAGGTGTCTAA